TGCGTCTCAATTTTCAAGATGAATGTTTACTCCTTGATGTATTATATAGAATGGATAATGCATTTaagtaaaagaattttgttttattacttttaattTGAGTTGCGTCACGatcttcaattttcaatatttttggtAGGCGCGGTTTGTAgaggtggggggggggcaagTCAAGTGGGAAGGGGTTCCTTAATTTggttttgtcaaaattttctttaccaACCTTTTTCGTCATCGAATATAAATCAACCATTTCTCTATCGCAAAACATAATTTGAAAACAGCATCCAAAGACGCAAAGAGTGGAGTAGTGGCTGACAATATAGTTTGTCTCGGTTTGTCTCTGGGCATGATGCACTTCTCGGTGACGTGGCATTACTTTCatgtgaattttttatttatctaaaTTGTATGCAAATGGTGTTTTAAGTGTATGGCAGTGGCTGTATTTTGTACTAGTTCTGTGTGTGATGGAGGATACGTtattatgtgtgtgtatacggcGTGCAAGGATCGAGTTTGGCTGTCATCCACACCGTCATGTACACCTACATTAATTTTCCTCTAGGCTACGGTAAGTCATGATTTATTATTAGATATAAGgcctgaaatagaaaaaaagaatttcaattttaaccGTCTCACCAATGTCATGACCCATATAGCAACCTTTCCTTTATCAGATATTTAATTATTACAATTGTCAATGATAATTAAATAATCCACGCACAGTCTGCCATTAAGTGACGTTAGTGACTATAAACCCCACAGTGTATTCAGGTATTGATCAGACAGTTGCGGTACAAAAGTACAAtcaattttgtttccatttttgttttcaatggagcaAAGGTTTTACACTCGTTGATTCTATGTGAAGGGGGCAATGAGATGAGCGATGCTGACAAATTGATATGAtgaatatatatttatgtaaACATAATCGGGGTTATGAATTGCTGAGAACTCATTGGATGATTTGGTTGGATAGGAGGTGAGAAGTTATGGCAAACGAACCTGATCCCATTACTAGAGCTCCGGCTATAGCAACAAGGGGAAATCCAGGTGAAACGGAACTGCCGACGATTTCACCCACATATCCTCCAGTGACGGTAGTTCCAAGTAGTACAAAAGAGACGATAATTTTCTTGGCGCAGTAAGTTCCCGTTATTTCCAAGGTCGACAAACTCTTCATGATCCAAAAAAAGTCCCACAAAAAATAGATCAAACTTGCTAATACTTCGTATCGTCCTCCGCAATGTTTTGTTACGTCATCATTAAAAACGATGAAAAGTTCTACGCTGAAATTAATAGCGGGATGCATAGGCGGTGGGAGAAGACTGAATTTCTCTTGGATTTGGTTGAAATTCGTCAATATTTTAAGTAGGAGTTCTTTGTCCACTCTCATGAAATTACTGaataacagacaaaaaaagatgttgCAAAATCTTCGagacctctttttttttatctgttcaACTAATTCGTCGATCAGTGTAAGTAACTCTTCATTATTAGCTGAATTAAGTTTGCTTATAAACTTCGGTCCTTTTGGGTTTTCCACCAGAAACAGCAAAACGTGGGCCAAGACAATGTCGTCGTTTTTTAAGTGTGTTACAATTTTGATCCCAATATCCTCCGGAATCCTTGTGgcatttgcaaaattttccatattttttaaaccaatGAAACTAGCTTTAACAAGTCACTATGAGAAGAAGGTTCTGGTAAACTAAGCATTTTCTAGGCTACTTGCAACTTTTTATATACCTCCCATCCCAATgataagaaatttcaaaatcttaaTCTTAtgataaaattcaaataccGTACGCAACTGCTAGCAAGTTTGTTATTGCGCAAATTTCAATTGATATCACCCGTCGCTGTCCCAAAAGCCTATAGGTACAATAGTATTCAGTCAAACTAATTTAATATAAATTAGTTTGTTAactaatttaatttatataaGCTGACTTCTGCAGACCTATACATAAACTGGGGTTACCATGCAACCATTCTTGagataatataaataaattccattttatttagaaatttaCCAGAAAGGACCGTCGGAAATTcttttattgtgtgtgtgtgttaaaagGAATGAAAAGGCACATAGATAAAATACGATAAAATATAGAAATCATTCATAGTTAATTTATTGTAACAATCGAAACCAcgtaaaaaaagtaattccaCAAATTAAGAAAAGCTGTTGTTATAGAAAATGGGCAgttggttggtttttcttaGGTCGTAAAAGGGTTCCAAGTTTCCATCTTCTTCAGTTGAATTCATCTTTTTGGGAAGTAAGAAATCACATTATAACTTGCGTCTTCTTTTACCAAGTGGCTGTGATGTATGTTGACAATTTTCCACCAAGAATTCCGCCAAAAACAGTTCCCATTCCTGGTAAAACGGCAGTACCAAATAATGCGCCAATAGCAGTCGAAATAAAGATTGCTATTTCTTCGATCAGTGATTTTGCATTGGTCAATCcaaatccttttcttttgattgaatCTCTTTTTTGCACGCCGTCAGATGCACAAAGATTTTTTACGGTGGTGTTCTGGACGGACAGTGGTGTTCCCAACTGTGGAATGTTGGGTTTGTTTTGAATGTgcacgctttttttttctagtataTTTACAAGCTCGTTGAAAGCTCCGTCAACTTTATAAACACATGTCAAAATTTGAAGGTAACTTgcgtttgtttcttcttccagaAATGCGATGATCCTTTCGGAATCTTTCTTTGGTTTGTACTTCCTGATTTTCTCTTTAACATCTACTAGACTGGCCATTTTCAACGAACCTTCTAAACGACTTTTCTTATTCTAAAAGACTATTCAGCTTGTTCCGTTTAGCTCGACATAAAATGCAGGCATAAAATGTTTTATCATGTTGATTATCGTTTGATAAAAGAACCAACtgataacttttgaaaaataacgaaacaGCTGAGAAATATCGCATACCAATTTCAAATGTTGCGACTAAATGCTTTTTCACTGTTCCGTAGTGACATACCATGTGTGTAAAATAgggaaaatagaaacaaggtcCTAGTATAAGAACTATACCGTCTGACTGTCTTATTTGTATTGTGTAATTATTTCATGATTTACTTGAACTATAACGCAAAGCGCAAGCATACATTCGTCAAAGTAGAATTGCATGACGTGAATACAGTACACAGATACGATAACATACGTGTGTACAGATAAAgaacgtacaatcgatatttaTGCTTTCACTTTTTTAATGGTGTTGATAGACTCTTTAAGTTTCATCCAATCAGGATTTGGCGGAATAGTGGGTGGGGTCTGGTGAGCTAAGCATACGAATTTGATGTTGATCTCGTCGCTGGATGCATCACACGGCAAATCCAAATTTCGAAACACTTTTTCTAGCGATTCATCTTTAGGCAAGTTGAAGATCCATTGGGTTAATCTGTCAAACAGCGCTCCACACACGAAAGTTGACGCCATTCCTCCTCCGACTCCTCCGGCTAACGTGCCAATTCCGGGCGTAATTGTACTTCCGAAAAGTTCTCCTCCAAAGCCTCCGGCGACTCCAGGTGCCAGTTCTGTAAAACTGTCGACGATATTCTTGGCGCAACGAACTCCTGATATTTCACCGTTTCCATGACGTGTCCAGTTTCGGAAAATATCGCACCCGAAATAGAAAAAGCTTGCAGTGACTTCGTATCGGTCTCCAGACAGTTTTTGAGACATGCTAAGCAGCTCTTTGGTATTTAAAAAGTTAGTAAGAGGCGAAGTAATGTTAAATAgaggaaacattttttgaagagACTCTGGGGTTAAAACGTCTAGTCTTAACAGAATACTGATGACCAGACAAATAGCTAACATTTCAaatcgttttctcttttccggAGTCATTTGAAAATCAAGTCGCTGGCCGCGGACGAAATTAGTTCCATCCGATGGCAGACTGTGATTCAGCCACATTTCGTCCATTACCCTTTTGTAGTTCGGGTTTTCATTTGACTTATCAATATCTTCTCCCAATTTCTCCAACAATTCTTGAAATGCTTCGTTATTACTTACATAAGCTGATTTAAGTAATTGAATGTACCTTGGCACTCCATCTATGGTCTTGTATAATAGAAACCCCAAGACTTTTGACAACTGAGAATGGTTGTTTCCTAAAATTCTCCTGATTTCAGCGAACATATTTTCcggatttctttgattttcaataTTTGCCATGTTAAACTCGTTTTCTGATCTCACCAGCATATGTCCTTACCGACAACGTTTCAGAAAAACACTGAAAATCCTTTTCGTTTTCCCTGCAAGTTGTCTACCGTAAATaaagttgtttcaatacagtTTGTAGAACCCGTTTGTTGTCTTGTATCTGGTTTTGCGAACCCGTTTAGATACGCCTATAAAGCGCAATTAAACTGTCTTGAATGAAGTTCTAAAACGGATCCAAATGCGTTGGATCAACCCCTAAATAAAACTGGGTACAAATAGGTTTGAAAACGGCAAACGTGTACGGAATTTTTTAGCGCTTAATGTTAGTATTTCCAACGATATATTATCGTATGTCAAACTGCCAATAaactaatattcaaatttttaccagCGCGCGCtaatttaccaataaaaaaagCATGAAATTTATTGGTCCATTGTATTTATTGTTGAAAAAgacaagttcaataaaatgttACAGCTTTAAACACAACAAGTGAAGTATAATAGGTGAAGTAATAGGTCCTAATAGTAATACTATTGTCAATTAactaagaaagaaatgaaacaaaaccgAACAAAACGGAGCAATTAACgtgcaaataaaaatggtGGTAACGATTACATAGGAGTTTATGGCAATTATGGAATAGCGGAGCATGATTAACCTGAAACGAGAATGGAAgtgactttagatttttttaaatagcatgTAAGTAAGTGTAACGACAGcaagaaatatttctaaataaGAGTGGGCCTATTCCAAGGATATAAGGATTGAATGTGTAGCAGCATCACAACCATGATAACATCGATAAAGTCCTCGCACGTCTGTCAACCGGGACAAAGACATCAATTAATGGGGGCACACAAAGGCCAGACAATTGTCTTCTGCACGAGGACTTTACTTGAGATCCAGACGAGGACTTCCAGTGAAAAATAAGGTGACCAATTGGGAATCAATTGAAGGATCCCGATGGTTTTCGCAAGTTTGACGAAAACGTACGTGTGCTGCTCAAAAGCGCTGACGTGGAAAGCGAAATGCCAATCGATTTTGCCTTGGAAAAAGTTTTGTCGTTAGTCGTTTGTGGTCTGGCAGATTGCAAAGTGTGTCTATAATACCTTGTGCATCGATAGGAGCGTagaggagaaggagaacgtTCGCCAATTGTGCGGTGCCAATTTGATTGGAAATGAAACCAATCCAGATGGCACGATCGTAATCAGTCACCGATCGAtccagaaaaaggaaacgtaAATTTCTGGCTTCATCATCTCTCTGGAaatgtttctctttcttttgtatCTTTGCTGCCTGGTGCAGAAGCATATGATGACGTGCTCGGTCGAAACCGACCACACAACAGTCAACCAGCTGCTGGTGGATCGATGAAAAGGTTCGATCAATGCTGACAACCATCAGAGTCCCTGTCGAGATGCAGCTCCTGGgggctaaaaaaagaaaggaagaaagatgAACGGAAATTGTCCATTTACTTTAGATTCGctaagaaattttcttttttccgtcaTCCGGATGAGAGACGAGACATATGCATACGCGTCAATATCATTGGCCTTTCAATATGTAGACATCAGATTATTATATCTAGATAGTTGTAATTTCCTACCTTTCATCCTATTCATTGGATTGTTGTTGGATTCACGTTACGCAATCGTGATGCGCATATTGGATCAATGGATTCGatatttttgttggttttaatTTATCTGAATTTTATATTTAGCAACGCCCAATTAAAAATGTGCGGTTGACTGATATGGTGGTGGTGtgatttaaagaaaatgagaagttGGACGAAGTTTCGTCCATTTACCGTTAGGTGTCCCCAGGGTCGCTAGCCGGCGTATAATTTGACGTGTTCGTTTCTCCTTTTACCTTAGTGCTACGATTATTATCAAGAAGCTGCAATCTGCCAAATTGTTACCGATTGAATTGCATTGAAACTCGCCATGCAgcataacaagaaaaaatcggTATCGGTGAAAGACAAGCTCGAAGGCAACGAAATCGATTTGAGTCTCTTGGAACTGACTGAAGCTCCAGTTAAAGAATTGGTctgtcaaaaattttaaatctagTTTCTCTTTGAATAAGTTTATAATtcacgttttgttttgttgcttcGTCGTGCAATTTAGGCTGCTGTTACAAGGGGTACTGTGCTGGACTTATCCAACAACAAGCTTGTTACCCTGAGCGTAATAAATGTGGAAATAAGTGAAGCCTGTGCCACTTGTTAAcccttttcttgtttcatcACAGATAGCATTCCCTACCCTCACCCATTTGATCAAACTTGATTTGAGCAAGAATCAATTGAAAGAACTACCAGTAAATTTTGGcgatttgaaacatttgagGCACTTGGATCTGTACAGCAATGAGGTAATGCCTGCCTGCGCATAATTTTGCCCAGTTAGAGTTTCACATAGTGCAAGCATCATGATTCTAATCTCTTGTACAGTTGCAAAGACTTCCTGTCAGCTTTCACCAGTTGAAAGAGCTGAAGTGGCTTGATTTGAAGAACAACCCACTCGTCTCAACTTTGGCTGAAGCAGCTGGAGATTGTCTTGACCAGAAAGGCTGCCAAGAAGCAAGTTAATCGACGATTAACAACGTACAGTAAACTATATACGTAGGCTATAGTAATAAAATGATTGCCGCATTATAATAAACTACCTTAACACATTTCATCATATTTGTGAAATGTCCTTGGCTATTTCCGTTATTCACATTACATCGATTTGGTTATATAtaagagtgtgtgtgtattttgatGAGTATCATTTTTCCACAAAAATGTATAGAGGCTTAACGAAAAACATACGGTCACCTACTAATTGTTTTTAACGTGTTAAAGTGGGAGTGGAGTATATGGAAACACATTTGTTGGAGGTTACCAAATGAGGCGAAACACGTACACATGCACACAACAATATTAGATGAGATCGGAAAATGACAATTCATAAAacacttttaaaaaaggattcGTCGGACATTCGCTTAGTACGGCCAATCTTGATCTTTATCAATCTTTATCAGTCACTGTGACGAATTTGCGGCAAGAAAAAGTCGATATTTTTCCACCTATGATTGGAGATAAGTTTTATATAGAAAGTTTTATAAATATTCTAATCATAATTCAAATTACCTTTAGAGATAAAATGTGGCGACTGATGTTATGATTCCTGCAAGCTTTGGCAATCGTATCTCCCTTTATTACGTCTTTCAGAGCTAGTTCGGATCTTTCTTGTTTTGCAAAGTAATCTTTTGAAAGTtcatttttctgttgaaaaaataggatatatgaaataaaaaaaaatggtagcaAACTTGTTAACTAACAATGTTTCTTACTTGCTTTGGAGATTTTTCATTCTCTAAGTCTAAGAGATTATTTACTTCCATTTCtgcattcaatttatttgaaatctgCACTTTCTTTAGTATTTTTctattcacatttttttccaaagctgCTTTCGTGAGCGATGTACCCCACTCAACATGAAGCACAGCTTTTTTGTAGTTCTCTTGCTTTAATTGTTTGTCTTTTGCAAAACTTTCCAAACATTTTAtctgtaaaatttatttaaaaaaaaagatttcattaTAAATTCTGATTCAATAAACAAATGATATTACTAAAAACCTTGCTGCGTAAAGTTGAACTTGGAATTCCCAAATCTATTGACAATTTGATCAAGGGACTACCATTCTTTAATTCTTCATATGCGTCTTCTATTACTtctctttctgtttttttgtgttgattcATGAAACTCTTGAAAATATCTCGGGATACCAGATTTCGGCTTTTAAGCTAATACataaatgaatttcaatt
The sequence above is drawn from the Daphnia pulicaria isolate SC F1-1A chromosome 1, SC_F0-13Bv2, whole genome shotgun sequence genome and encodes:
- the LOC124320439 gene encoding uncharacterized protein LOC124320439 gives rise to the protein MVVSIDRTFSSIHQQLVDCCVVGFDRARHHMLLHQAAKIQKKEKHFQRDDEARNLRFLFLDRSVTDYDRAIWIGFISNQIGTAQLANVLLLLYAPIDAQGKIDWHFAFHVSAFEQHTYVFVKLAKTIGILQLIPNWSPYFSLEVLVWISNVRGLYRCYHGCDAATHSILISLE
- the LOC124320452 gene encoding leucine-rich repeat-containing protein 59-like, producing the protein MQHNKKKSVSVKDKLEGNEIDLSLLELTEAPVKELAAVTRGTVLDLSNNKLVTLSIAFPTLTHLIKLDLSKNQLKELPVNFGDLKHLRHLDLYSNELQRLPVSFHQLKELKWLDLKNNPLVSTLAEAAGDCLDQKGCQEAS